A single window of Mycolicibacterium madagascariense DNA harbors:
- the satS gene encoding protein export chaperone SatS has protein sequence MAADIVPVRLGLTKGDLYTLWAPSWRDADDEWQAFLGKDDDLYGFESVADLVAFVRTNSDNDLTDHPAWTALKESSAHRLDPGEERQHDLIGVPELAAEKPTEESVATLLHALAVVQAIGSVCDLAVVSKLFNGNPVLGSLGGGLEAFEGRAGRKRWAEIEGVIARGWDGVVDAIDEIVTIPDVDATASEKAAAELAEPAPEPEVEEDPAETDVVIDDEDETDPEEAALTAAATDQVLGSDEDFWTHVGIDPIRLLTRGGTYYTLRCYLDDQPIFLGRNGRISVFGSERSLARYLADEHESDLSDLATFDDIKTAATDGSLQIRVTDDNVYVLRTLADDISDGPEAVDVDQLDLAVEFVRDVADYAEDSTVEDALDEDQPLGRFIGHVLNPDTVGKPPAPYAKAVEQWEKVESFVESRLREE, from the coding sequence ACACACTGTGGGCACCGTCGTGGCGCGACGCCGACGACGAATGGCAGGCGTTCCTCGGCAAGGACGACGACCTCTACGGCTTCGAAAGCGTCGCTGACCTGGTCGCATTCGTGCGGACCAATTCCGACAACGACCTGACTGACCACCCCGCGTGGACCGCGCTGAAGGAGTCGTCGGCGCACCGGCTCGATCCTGGCGAGGAGCGGCAGCACGACCTGATCGGCGTGCCCGAGCTCGCGGCGGAGAAGCCGACGGAGGAGTCGGTCGCGACGCTGTTGCACGCCCTCGCCGTCGTGCAAGCGATCGGCTCGGTGTGCGATTTGGCGGTGGTCTCGAAGCTCTTCAACGGCAATCCCGTCCTCGGCTCCCTCGGCGGAGGGCTCGAGGCGTTCGAGGGCCGCGCGGGTCGCAAGCGCTGGGCAGAGATCGAGGGCGTCATCGCCCGCGGCTGGGACGGTGTGGTCGACGCGATCGACGAGATCGTGACGATCCCCGACGTCGATGCCACGGCGTCGGAGAAGGCCGCAGCCGAATTGGCCGAGCCGGCGCCCGAACCGGAGGTCGAGGAGGACCCGGCCGAGACCGACGTGGTGATCGACGACGAGGACGAGACCGATCCCGAGGAGGCGGCGCTCACCGCAGCGGCCACCGATCAGGTGCTCGGTAGCGACGAGGACTTCTGGACCCACGTCGGCATCGACCCGATTCGGCTGCTGACCCGTGGCGGCACCTACTACACCCTGCGTTGCTATCTGGACGATCAGCCGATCTTCCTGGGTCGCAACGGGCGCATCAGCGTGTTCGGCTCCGAGCGGTCGCTCGCCCGCTACCTCGCCGACGAGCACGAGAGCGACTTGTCCGACCTCGCCACGTTCGACGACATCAAGACCGCCGCCACCGACGGCTCACTGCAGATCCGGGTGACCGACGACAACGTCTACGTGCTGCGGACATTGGCCGACGACATCTCCGACGGCCCCGAAGCCGTCGACGTCGACCAGCTCGACCTGGCCGTCGAATTCGTCCGCGACGTCGCCGACTATGCCGAGGACAGCACGGTCGAGGACGCCTTGGACGAGGACCAGCCGCTAGGCAGGTTCATCGGACACGTGCTCAACCCCGACACGGTCGGCAAGCCCCCGGCGCCCTACGCCAAGGCCGTCGAGCAGTGGGAGAAGGTCGAGTCCTTCGTGGAGTCCCGCCTGCGCGAGGAGTGA